In the genome of Quercus robur chromosome 3, dhQueRobu3.1, whole genome shotgun sequence, one region contains:
- the LOC126719157 gene encoding uncharacterized protein LOC126719157, whose translation MSSPEVDEVLFAYITVAPHVVSLVLIRMDNGIQRPVYYMSKSLHEAEICYLPLEKAILAIVQATRKLPHYFQAHTVVVLTQLPLRSILRNVDYTGKVAKWGTILGAFDIRYMPHSVVKGQVLADLVAEFAKPSLEEGGGIPSTNEKLVSTVSQQGPTCWKAYVDGVANQRGFRVGLILISLEGITIEKSLRLGFSTMNKEAEYEALLEEMSMVEKLGGKSINMFSDSRLILGQVNGELEARDEKMQEYLVQAKRLRVRFNYFSLMHVSRNGNTHADSLATLATSSAQCLPRVILVEDLHRPLVVKAELMHVCSVRAGPSWMDPLILFLKEDVLPKEKSEADKIRRKAPQFWLSEDLKLYKRSFSGSYLLCVHPDATKLILEELYERICGSYTGGRSLSHRAITQGY comes from the coding sequence atgtccagtcctgaagTCGATGAGGTTTTATTTGCCTACATTACCGTGGCCCCTCACGTAGTGAGCCTGGTGCTGATCCGGATGGACAATGGCATACAACGACCTGTCTACTACATGAGCAAGTCGTTGCATGAGGCAGAGATCTGTTACCTACCCCTAGAAAAGGCCATCCTGGCGATCGTACAAGCCACGCGAAAACTCCCCCACtatttccaggcacacacagttgTTGTGTTAACCCAACTCCCGCTCAGGTCAATACTCCGAAATGTCGATTACACAGGGAAAGTAGCTAAGTGGGGGACCATTCTTggcgccttcgacattagatacatgcctcaCAGCGTTGTGAAGGGCCAAGTCCTCGCGGATCTGGTAGCTGAGTTTGCTAAACCCTCACTAGAAGAAGGGGGAGGGATACCAAGCACGAACGAAAAATTGGTCAGCACAGTCTCTCAGCAAGGGCCCACCTGTTGGAAAGCATATGTTGACGGCGTAGCAAATCAAAGGGGCTTTAGGGTGGGGCTCATCCTGATTTCCCTCGAGGGGATTACTATCGAGAAATCACTAAGACTGGGCTTTTCGACCATGAATAAGGAGGCAGAATATGAGGCCCTGTTGGAAGAAATGTCCATGGTCGAGAAACTAGGCGGGAAATCCATAAAcatgttctcggactcaagacttATTTTAGGACAAGTAAATGGGGAATTGGAGGCAAGGGATGAAAAAATGCAAGAGTACCTGGTCCAAGCTAAGCGCTTGCGTGTGCGTTTTAACTATTTTAGCCTAATGCATGTATCCAGGAATGGAAACACCCATGCCGATTCTCTTGCCACGCTAGCCACCTCCTCGGCGCAATGCCTACCTCGAGTTATACTCGTGGAAGATCTACACAGACCCTTGGTGGTGAAGGCCGAGTTGATGCATGTTTGCAGCGTCAGGGCagggcctagctggatggatccttTGATACTATTTTTAAAGGAAGACGTCTTACCCAAAGAGAAGAGTGAGGCCGACAAGATTAGAAGGAAGGCTCCTCAATTCTGGCTGTCCGAGGACTTGAAATTGTATAAACGCTCATTTTCAGGATCGTATTTGCTATGCGTACACCCTGATGCCACAAAACTTATCTTAGAGGAATTGTATGAAAGAATTTGTGGGAGCTATACAGGGGGTAGGTCCTTGTCCCATAGAGCCATAACCCAAGGTTACTAG